Genomic segment of Dromiciops gliroides isolate mDroGli1 chromosome 3, mDroGli1.pri, whole genome shotgun sequence:
AGTATGTGGGTCTGCTGTCTTAACACTGTAGTTTACAAGCTCCCACTGGTATGTTTTCCATTAACAGTTAGCCAGTAAATATGAGTTAGAGATTAACAAAGGCATTTAATTtactatatataactataaaatattcTGCCCAAAAACCTGGAGTGCATTCTCTCAAAAATATACATGTCTGTGAGAAGAATGAGCATAAACTTAGACAAGAATGGTAGTGAAGCATTCATATAATATGGGAATAATTGGGACCAGAACTATGCACTGTTCTAGTACGGCAGAGTCTAGaagtcttttctctccttttgagGTCTGACAAAAACATCCACTGGGCACATCATCTCTTCTCTGTTGGTTACCCAGCTAGACTCTCACAGTAAGCTCCTCTCCATAGCTTGCTCTCTGTAGTCTGTAACTGGTTTTCTTTACTGCCAAAGGTCTCACTCCTGGGAGCGGCTAGTGCCCTTCTTCTACCTGGGCTCCATGGTGAGTTGTGGGCACATGTCATGTAAAATACATGTCTTGCCTGGGGGGAACCTAAGACTGGATCTCAGAGTCCtacctgactttttaaaaaaatatttttaatttttttggtgcggcaatgagagttaagtgacttgcccagggtcacacagctagtgtcaagtgtctgaggtcagatttgaactcaggtcctccagaatccagggctggtgctttatccactgctccacctagctgcccccccccctgctttttttaaacttacatCGAGGCCCAAACTTAAGGTTTTAGGTTATTTCCTCTCCCTCTGCAACTCACCATCCCTCTAGGGTGTAGTATAAAAAGCTAGTGTTTGAGGGAAAGAAGATTTTGACCATTCTTTTAGATGGCTAGATCTCCTAGGATTAAAACTAGCCTGCATATATGGAACAtgtattcatttcttctttgtttctaccTCTCAAATCATAAAGAGCAGTAGAAGACACCTCAAAAGTTCTCTCTCTTAGCCAATAGATGGCACTAGAGAGCAATAAACTTGATAAATCTATATAGAGCTGAAAGATTCAGCCCTTCTCCAATCAGCAGAGCAGCTAGGGAGCTCTTTCAGTTCCTCTATTCTTTCTCCAGCCAATCAGAAAAGCGGGTCCTCTCTTCCAATCAGCAGACTCCCCACAAAGTATCTGAAGATTCAACCCTCTCAACTGGAAGCGTTTTCTTTGCCTGGTGTTTTCTGTCCCTAGTTCTTTGTGACTCCTCATGTACTCTTCTTGCTCTCTTGCTTATTCTTATATCTCTTCCTATAGCTTCTTCTCTAAACTTCTCTCTCGTTTCCTTATTCTTCCAATGTTTCAAATTAGAATATTCTAGGAGTCAATGACTAATAGTTACCTTGAGGTAAAATGCAAAAAATCCACCTTTCTGTTAGGTATAAAACCAATAGTCCCGATATAATCTTGCCATAGTGCTCAAATAGCTATTTGATTTACCATTTTGTCAATTAAACCCTGCATTTAGATGCAAAAGAGCTAATGGACCACAATTCCTTGCACTCATCATGACCTCAGTCAATACTCTGCATTCTAACAGGTTCTAACAGTATATTCATCTAAGGAGCAATTCTCTATTTGTTCCTCAAAACAGTCCATATCTCTCctcattgttggtttttttttttcctgagagcatGTTTTTTTCTCAAGATCAGTTTTCCCTACatagatacaattttttttaccCCTTTTAGCAACCAAATGATTCAGATACAGAAAGGGCAGTAACTTGCATGCACTTGTATGagcagaaaataaatatttgtcccATACTTTATCTACATAGTACATTGAGTACTTTTCCCCTCCCTACTCACCACTTTGAGGAGACCCTGGATACAGGACTGAAGCCAAAACTTGGGTTTAAGTAatgttccctccttcctcaacacATGTAAATGTAAAAAGAGTTTGAGAAAAAGGATTTTGACCATTCTTTTAGGTGACCAGGCCTCCCAGAATTAAAACTAGTCTGTGTGGATGAGACAAAAAGTAAAAGGGGTCCTTGGTGGAGAGGGCAGTACCCAATCCCTCTGAGCCCCAAAGTAGTTGTTATTGTTAAACATATAGATGTACACGTCTCCTAAAGGTCAgggatcttttcattttttattttgtacctccagtgcctggcacttaataaatgattaataaatgcatattgattaaCTGATAGCTGGGTGGGGCAGGTCAtgaagtcttattttttttttttttagaattaggGAGACCTGAACATGTCATTTGGTGGATAGGAAGGAGCcaatggaaaggaagagattaATGATTCATGAGAGAATGTGAATAACAGCTGGTAGAGCAAGACCCTGGAAGAGGCAGGGAGGAATGATGTCAAGGAATTTGGTTTTAGTGTGGAAGGAATAGGATTAGAATTCATTTGGAGCATGAATGCCTCTCTGTAACCAGAGGGAAGGAAATGAGATTTAAGACCtatgtagaaaaatataagaACTAGAGGAATGAAGTTGAGGGAATTCATGTCTGAAACTTGAGGCTTAATCTCCTGTAAATCACATATCAATAGTGTGGTTTGGAgtttgaggagagaggaaaggctgGGTATAATTATTATAAGATAGTGAGTTTAAAAGAACAGAATATAATAAAAGACAGTCAAGCTGCAGGCGAGGCCTAGCTAAGGTTATGTGCCATAATCTTGAAAGGACCTTAGGAATGCTATCATTCTTTACCCACAACACTCTAATACAGTATTACCTAATTAATTCCTAGCAGCTGGGAGATGAGTGCTAACATTaatgaaaaaggaggaagaagaggaagaggaggagggggaggagaggaggaagaagaggaggagaaaggaggaggaggaggaggagaggaggggaggggggggagaggaggaggaggaggaggagaggaggggaggggggggagaggaggagggggaaaacagTTTaggtttacatagcactttacaatttacaaagcatcTTCTATATTGtaagaaatgggtagttgtctcctctcaatgtggatataacagtcagtcatactccccctgacctgtttgtaggacaaaggtctcagatcccctcctccccctcaggttagcaaggtcacatggttcaaggagccctggtctcaataaggtcctctctggagttgtgtccatataaggaagtataaggtccactcctgagttatgcccatacaaagaagaggggtgggaatactgcattccgattagctagtttttgcacgtagattgtaaccctaccagtgatgaaaaaggggagggtccatttgcattagggcctagggtataaaacagggccttcaagccccctttctgggcacccactagctgtacACTAGGGTGCCAtgttctcatgagaagaaaataaagcctttgtcactttgctactgagttcctgagaattattgagaagaggatggatttttccctcacatatatattatctcattttgtcttcacaacaatcctatgaggtagtaGTATAACTACTATTAATTATTATGTTTGCTTCAAACCAGGCTTGGCCCAGGATTAGActatttctctacctcttttctAGTGGCCTATTCAGTTGGAGAATGCTTCTGTCTCTATGGCCTTGTTaatctggaaattaaggaaacaatcaatataggagaaataaggtcttttaATCGGGGCAGATGGATTGTAGctcctggtatcacaaagctccgaagctaggaatacccaaagatgggaacagaggacagggtttttaatggggtaacagaacaaaaagggaaccaaaagattgctccagagagacatatagctaattaatgtaaatgtaaatgaacaaaagaaataatagaactgcccCTAAGTTAAGTATAACTACTGACTCTGAATAAAAagtacttaatgtaggtggaccctttttaaataataacataaagtccagggagtcaggtggggaacattgggaggggataagttgcttgggggaaggttcataaatccatcaagagtctggaaatgacaaagacagtcagccccaggcaattcatttgcctgggaaaggggggactgggtggggaatcagttctcagtaaattttgcagttctcagcCTGTAACTCTCCAGTCTAATTTTCCACCTTATACAACCTATACCCTCCCTTTTCAGGTTTTTATGtgttctcctattagaatgtaagctccttgaggacaggcactttttttttttgcacttatattcccagagtttagcacagtgcctggcgcacagTAAACACTgtgaagaattaattgttatttgaggtttttatgcattggtgcacactggcctggggctccgcaaaccgaatggtgctccacccactggttttaGCCGtagccagggctctggcacctcacgtcattaccactcgctgacgcctacatgggcctggcaaaattataatgattggaagcctaatgagggcagtcatgtgactgtcagggcagccatcccattggctggggctgtgtggggtgtttctaggtttaggggaggagaattgggcattctaggtggaagctggaaagcgacaggcctTCTGCTTTGTATTTTCAACTGATTCCTGgccggtggtattttttcaggtattataatttccttttccccattttattttcctttccctttatcctactgatcctgtttgtatttttttttaagtttgttcttgttaaaataaatcttgttctgttttgagggaggctgccggtctccttccttgccccaatattgcagcgagccgcttagctagcactccccaattaaaaattgaccCCCacagcacttagtaaatgctttatcTGTTTCTCTATCATCTAACTAGCTAGCTAGTTATACCATCCTATGAAAGAAACAACTaattattagggaagttagatgacttgtccaagttcatataGTTAGTAAATGAAACATCTAGACTCAAACCTAAGTCCAAGTCAAGCCATAATACCATAATTCATAATACTGAATTGTAAAAATTATTAATAGAAGAGTCATTTTATTACTTTGTGGTTTAGCAACATTCATTAAGTAGGCTAATAAAGTGTTACCCAGTACAAGACCTTTGGGGATTTGCTTTAATGAATGGCAAAAATTATCTGTAATTGTTATATTTAATTATCTGTATATGAATATAGgaatgaaaatatgagaaaggatTAGTCATGATTCTGCAAAAGATTTACTATAATAGAACACATCTCCAcaatcataattgaaagaaaagtGCAAAAATCCCACTATGTTGAttttttattgattgaaaaaaagCAATTGACCAAGTAGAGCAAACTGAAGGCTCAAAGATTCTCCCCCAACAAGTAATTTCTCATATGCAGGGTATTCCACAAATCCTGGAGCACTTTTAAGTTGTCGAAGTTTAAAAGTGCACCAAGATTTTCAGGACAATCTGCCTATTTTAGGATCACAcaaaattccttaaaaagaaaaaatgcaaccACAGAGATAACTGTTCAGTGATAGCTTATTAATATCAAGCGGGGCTCAGAACAAGGTGCTGTATATTCACCAAAGAGGAATTTATCACTGACAAGCAAAGTATTCTGCAGAGTCCAAATAGAATTAGGATTCCCTGTAAAGTGATGACATCCTCCAAATACTCCTTTGTGCAGAAGACACTATGCTGATTGCAAGAGACCCTACGATATTACATAGTCTCATCAGTGAGATCTGTGACTGCTGAAAGAGCTTAACAATCcataaaggaaaaaccaaatggacagaaacaaaacaaaacaaaacaccaatcTACACTATATTTGCAATTGACTGAGAAATAGATTCAGCTGGTTGGTATATCCATACATTGGTGGACAGAGAAATATACTCAGAGTCAGAAGTATCAGAGTTCAAGAACTGCTCCTatatgactccaggcaagtcacttattataTCTAGTTGACACAGGCATCCTGGATATGGGTAAAGCACTCACACACTAGAACCGGAAATGGACAATGAATAAACTGGACTCAGAACTAAATAGATAGTAGAAGAGCCAGCTTGATCACCCTAGGAGAAGTGTATAGTGTTTCCAATGATACTAATCTACTCCTTGATAGAAAAACCCATCTTTGTAACATCAGTGTTCTGGTGATGGCTGGGGACTGTGCTAGGTGAtaggaatagaaagacaaaattgaaacagtccttgtcctcaaagagtttatattcaatTAGGGAGactgcatatatgtgtatgaatacacacacacacatatatacatatatatgtgtgtgtgtgtatatatatgtatctagaGAGAGGGAGATACACATGTAGACactaaatataagataatttagaGGAGAGGCATTCATTTCCCACTAGCAGGGAGGGATTAGGAaagtgagagaaattattatgctatgatattaataaataattattcatttgtgattcacccttttcctcctattttggTTAAGACCCAACCCCTAAAAAGGTCAGTCTCTGAAGGGCATAGCTGAGTGAAGAGATTACTCCTACCCCCCAAGGCACATGCTCCTTAACTAAATTGAGCTGATCTCCACCCTACCCAACTGGGAAACTTAatttctgtttagagtataaaTAGAATCCAGTCCGGGCAAGCCTTTACCTCTGGTTGGAACCCCCTGTCCTTGATCTCCCTCCGTTTAGAATTGAAGGCAACCCAggtcatgaaggagaaaactagcTAGAGAGGTCCAGATGAAAATGGGCTCCTCTGCTCAAATGCCAAGAGACTGCTGAGTTTCATGATCAAGACATGTTCTGATCAAGAGGAGCTGAAGAACTTTcggcccacctcctcattaaatgtccaccactCAGGGTTTAATTTTACTTGTCAGGGGAGTTCCCTTTCAGAAGGAATTTACAGGCTTTTCAGGGTCTCCCTTGGTGTCTTTGGTTAAGTAGGAAAAACCACTGATTATTAATGTATTGATtattagctagcctaattaaGAAATTGATTATTGATTACCTGGAAACTGTTTCTCAGGGGTTTTATTTGTCacaaaaggcttcatgtagatggAGGAATATGGGCTGTTTTAAAGGAAATTCTAAAACATTACTGATGTAatggggttaacagaaaaacctaagacccaagttctaattcagatattagctctaaaagggagttagaccccagttaatggataacttatgttaggttctcttacccatagTTATCAACATCCATAATGCACCacaacaggtcaggtcaaaataacaataaaggaaaaagacaacctatagaaattctactgaaaaatgattatattttgaaaatagccatgggaatcagaaagagacatgcacagaaaaggccaaatttgtccccagattcaccttatgatgtgtaaacccccaaaacacacctccactgaaaaaggtacccacctgggggttgacttaggaccctaggaactccaaattaggataagcactaggcctggaattaggaagacctgaattcaaatttgtcttcagatatttattagctatgtgaccctggacttgatctttttctgcctcagtttcttcaactgtaaagtggaaagaataatagcatctatcttcccaaggttgttaagataatttttataaaatgctCACCATAGAGCCTGGCATGTagtgggaacttaataaatgtttgtttccttccttcttcacctctatCTTTTGGAGTTAGTAGTTTCCTTCTAAGATCAACTCAACGGACCAgtttctccatgaaaccttttctgatgtCCCCAGAAGCTAAtagtttccctcccttcctccctctaaaATTGCcttgttttaattttgtatagACTTATTAAACCATATACTGTCTTCTCTGAGAGAAGGCAAGCTCCTGCAGGCTAAAGattcttttctttgaatctttaatgcctagcacaaagtaagtgcataataaatgacTTAGAATATTATTCAGTGACTACTTAATgaatgccaagcactgtgctaggtgctgggaatataagtccaaagaataaaacaacctctactctcaagaagctcacattctaatgggtacACAAGTACACATAAAAATGCATGCAGCATAAATAGAAAattaacaaatacaaatacagcagctaggtggcacagtggatagcatgctaaATTTGGggttaagaagatctgagttcaaatatgacctcaaacactggctgtgtgaccctgggcaattcatttaaactctcagcctccatttcctcttctataaaatggggaatgataacagcacctacttgcCAGGATTGTTGGaatgataaaatgagaaaatatttgtaaggtaCATTGTAAGAGCAATATAGAGATTATTATGTTTAAGATTATGATTATTGCACAGAAAAGTGTACTCccaggtagtttgggagggagggaagtaacAGCAGAGATCAAGAAATGACTCATATGGTACCTGAACTCCACCTTAAAGGAAGAGGGACTCTAAGGCAGAGGTCAAAAGGAATTGCATTCTAAGCATGTGGGATGGCCCACCCAAAAGCACAGCAGAAGATGGGGAGGTAtgcaaagagaagagagaaagccagtttggctagtTTGTAGTGTGAGAAAGTAAAGGAATGCCCAAAGAAGTGGACCAAGATAGGTTGAAGCCAGATTttgtagggctttaaaagctgaataaagaagtttctattttaccctagGAGCAATAGGAAACCATGGATGTTAATTGATTCAACTCCTGgaggagtcacatggtcagatcagagattaaggaaatcactttgacagcagaGTAGGATGGACTGGgatgggaagagatttgaggcagggagaccaagtagTAGGGTGTTTCATTCATCTGAACAGGAGGTGacaagggcctgaactaaggtggtagctatgtgagtgGAAGGAAAGGGTCAGATTTGAGAGAcattgtaaaggtagaaatgacaagatctggcaactgattgcAAATGTGGGGTGAAGGGGAATGAGGAGTATAGGATAATACTGAGCTTATGAACATTggagactgggagaatggtggtaccttcaacagaaatagagaagtttggaagggggagagttcatgggaaaagataatgataaaGATAATTTGTTTTTGGATATGTCGATAGATTGAAATGTATTCTAGGAAAAGGAGGCAGACTGGTCATAATAGGCTTTTGTTTGGGTGTGTTGGTGCCCATGATATGTTAAAAGACCTAGAAGGAGTCCAGCACTTGACATTATTGGTCCATGAAAAGATCTATGAAAGAACATGGGCTCTTTCTCCTCGGATCCGGTGGCGGAGTTTCGTATCTTCGATCATGGCAAAAATCAAGGCCAGGGATCTtcgtgggaagaagaaggaggagctaCTTAAACAGTTAGATGATTTAAAGGTGGAACTTTCCCAGTTGAGAGTGGCTAAGGTCACTGGAGGAGCTGCATCCAAGCTATCTAAGATCCGAGTTGTCAGAAAATCTATTGCCCGAGTCCTGACTGTCATCAaccagacacagaaagagaacctCAGGAAATTCTATAAGGGCAAGAAATACAAGCCCCTGGACCTTCGGCCCAAGAAGACCCGTGCCATGCGCCGCAGGCTTAATAAGCATGAGGAAAGCCTGAAGACCAAAAAACAGCAGAGGAAGGAACGCCTGTACCCTCTTCGGAAATTTGCTGTTAAGGCATAATTTGTAGAAGTgctaaaataaaaagacaaattgttataaaaaaaaaaaaaagaaagaacatggatTGTATAGGCTGAGATCTGCATAGGTGGCCATCATCAGTGATGGAGGAAGTACTCAATCAATGACATTATGGGCTGAAATATATGTGTAATAGTGTATCCTGTTTAGATAACATTGAAATTCTGAAGGGCAAAAACAGAGCCACTCAAATATAACTGCTGAAGCTTTTTCAGGGATAAAGGAAATATACCACACCTTAaaaagtgtatgaggctggaatAGCTGAACTGAGGATTAAAAGGTCTGAGGGAAAATGAACCTGCCCCAAGGCAATGCCTTTAGCACTTTTGTCCCCAGTCACTCTTTGTCCCTAGTCATTCTTTACCCCCAATCACTCTTTGTCCCCAatcacttgggggtgggggtggggcagctaggtggctcagtggagaaagcgctggcccaggagtcaggaggacctgagtttaaatctcacctcaaacacttactagctgtgtgaccctgggcaagtcacttaaccccaattaccttaaaacatc
This window contains:
- the LOC122749888 gene encoding 60S ribosomal protein L35; translated protein: MAKIKARDLRGKKKEELLKQLDDLKVELSQLRVAKVTGGAASKLSKIRVVRKSIARVLTVINQTQKENLRKFYKGKKYKPLDLRPKKTRAMRRRLNKHEESLKTKKQQRKERLYPLRKFAVKA